Proteins encoded in a region of the Pelmatolapia mariae isolate MD_Pm_ZW linkage group LG6, Pm_UMD_F_2, whole genome shotgun sequence genome:
- the tsc2 gene encoding tuberin isoform X4: MNKQPSKESLKDKVKGIFGLGTQRPPNKQSDTKPSEFIITADIIKELHPDCGLSNRVRTMNHICELAKMKKFEEHAVEAVWKNVEDMLTPEQPPEARHAVLQLLRAIIQGQGERLGPLRAYFFKVIRDYQPCNEDLSDRLEVFKALTENGKDITYLEEDIARFVLLWMDIGLTSDFLHVLVNLVKFNSCYLDQNVSIMVQKICLLCNRTTSSTDIEVALQVLDAVVCYNCLPSDSLTVFIITLCRTVNVKEFCESCWKLMRKVLGTHLGHSAIYTMCRIMEERVYMEDAPLLRGAVFFVGMALWGAHRLPALKNTPTLVLPSFYKAMSCANEVVSYEIVLSITRLIKKYGKELQVVTWDILLSIIERLLQQIQTIGSAELKAIVYELLTTVEELYEQNGYHGSTEKFFSLVEKCADKRPDASVLTLISYRAQSIQPAKEGWIQSLHRLMEKFFRNETRSVIRIKVLHILSFVLSTNRQLYEDELIEMVVIPQLNGIAEDRDLAVRKQATQLLVDLAEGCNTHHFTSLLDIIERVSSRSLVCSGPLEVPERDPTAESPMEDVRTAILGLLEILQSKLYSLPASHASRVYELLISHLQLHYKNKYCSTIASTIRLQVFDFFLMMRADSLHRLGVPNKDGVMRFSPYCYCDIGEPEKRVGEKKPAGSTSPPAGSPAPPAAPPTSAASTRSAYLPYSPAFSVLLQCLKMETDWKVLKLVLDKLPWMLQYKVLLLTSPCNLDQLCSTLCCMVTDRLISERLKKTPEGFSRTDVQLAVIPVLTAITSYHNYLEQSRQRELVQCLETGLIYRCAKQCVVALTMCTVEMPDIMIKLLPALIVKLTHISATVAMASPMLEFLSTLVRLPHLYANFVAEQYVSVFAISLPYTNPSKFNQYIVSLAHHVIAMWFIRCRLPFRKDFVQYITKGLRSNALLPFDDSHEQSPFRARSTSLNERPKSLRAAKVAKAAAAVANSSSSPVKELRDLSAMDAFRSRSISVSEHAVRRMHTSTTTCSLGSADENAVTQADEGLKTVHLELTETCLDMMARYVFSNFSALPKRSPIAEFLLAGGRSMTWLVGNKLVTITTSGGVRTQALLGLDMADRLGGGGGEMTRSDPSLHTRMTKEAPAKLESQSSQQHNRAARIRVRSMSGGHALRAGPAQSLSPLVSPSEGELTAPLSPSSGPALDSLGPSSSTSATPSAPPTLKDNPTLAEFAPMLTQGWAEIFIRRPSGNTSWLMCLENPPSPFSSELGNMPLQELSSVLMAMEGVKEPPTQTASAPASTAVPAPAPVSEPLTQTHSSVGGKANLIQRSNTDSVVVLEEGSGIATANTPPEWLGSAEFEPMLSDPIFIAADKFTKTPPETLSRSSSTSSQDDEKSTLEEVSEGAIPIDQPPFGPSTPGSQGPDLPFQTHTQSQGHGLNKSSSSPELQTLPEAFAKAAMESESAMVDTSRPRAPSDGMPQPQQPQFVKEKVEGNTGVDTNVAGGPSPAGEGQAVSSSQSGGAGMRLSFPPAPVQSAPISPSGGHRPRGHTISVSAPSSRRERRTERDAYHSRPGPSNTEKISGLSPSFVFLQLYHSPFFGNEANKPLLLPKTQVIDRAVKVLDQMPPYDTHKIGVVFVGAGQVNNEVAILSNEYGSNRYASFLTGLGKLIHLKDCDPDQIFLGGLDQYGDDGEFTYCWHDDIMQAIFHIATLMPNRESDKGCCNKKRHIGNDFVMVVYNDSGEEYKLGTIKGQFNFVEVIIKPLDYECNLVTLQCRKDLEGLVDTTVAKIVSDRNLPLLVRQMALHANMASLVHQYRANPSDAYASKWLARLRHIKRIRTRAQEAIQSRSTPGISLTQGQSKPLSQSSAPTNVEATGQRKRLVSTVDDFTDFV; encoded by the exons CTCCATGTTCTTGTTAATCTGGTGAAATTCAATAGCTGCTACTTGGACCAAAATGTTTCCATCATGGTCCA GAAAATTTGCCTGCTGTGCAACAGAACGACGTCTTCGACTGATATTGAG GTGGCTCTGCAAGTGCTCGATGCAGTTGTGTGTTACAACTGCCTGCCCTCCGACTCTTTAACCGTCTTCATAATCACACTCTGCCGTACGGTCAACGTCAAAGAGTTTTGCGAGTCCTGTTGGAAG TTAATGAGAAAGGTTTTGGGGACTCACCTCGGCCATAGTGCAATTTACACCATGTGTCGCATTATGGAGGAAAG GGTGTATATGGAGGATGCGCCGTTGTTAAGAGGAGCAGTTTTCTTTGTTGGAATGGCGCTTTGGGGCGCACACAGACTGCCAGCACTCAAAAATACACCGACGCTTGTTCTGCCATCTTTCTACAAG GCCATGTCATGTGCCAATGAGGTGGTCTCCTATGAAATTGTTCTTTCAATAACAAGACTCATCAAAAAGTACGGTAAAGAGCTACAGGTGGTCACATGGGACATCCTACTCAGCATCATAGAGCGACTGTTACAACAGATTCAG ACAATAGGCAGTGCGGAACTAAAGGCCATTGTTTATGAACTGTTGACCACCGTGGAAGAGCTTTATGAACAAAATGGTTACCACGGCTCCACTGAGAAGTTTTTCAGCCTGGTGGAGAAATGTGCTGATAAAAGACCA GATGCATCAGTGCTGACACTTATCTCCTACAGGGCTCAGTCTATCCAGCCTGCTAAAGAAGGCTGGATTCAGAGCCTTCACCGGCTCATGGAGAAATTTTTCAG GAACGAGACTCGCAGTGTGATAAGAATCAAAGTGCTTCATATCCTGTCCTTCGTTCTCAGTACCAACCGGCAGCTCTATGAG GATGAGTTGATTGAAATGGTGGTGATTCCCCAGCTCAATGGGATTGCTGAAGACCGGGATTTGGCAGTTAGAAAACAGGCTACTCAGCTATTAGTGGACCTCGCTGAGGGCTGCAACACGCACCACTTCACCAGCCTGCTGGACATCATTGAACGG gTGTCTAGCCGCTCTCTGGTGTGTTCAGGGCCCCTAGAGGTTCCTGAGAGAGACCCCACAGCAGAGTCTCCTATGGAGGACGTCAGGACTGCTATTCTGGGCCTGCTTGAAATCCTGCAG AGCAAACTTTACAGTCTGCCAGCCAGCCATGCGAGTCGTGTTTATGAGTTGCTTATCAGCCACCTGCAGCTTCATTACAAGAATAAGTACTGTTCAACTATCGCCTCCACTATTAGACTACAG gtGTTTGACTTCTTCCTCATGATGCGTGCAGACTCTCTTCACCGTCTTGGGGTCCCAAACAAAGATGGTGTCATGAGATTCAGCCCTTATTGCTACTGTGATATAGG gGAACCAGAGAAACGTGTTGGTGAAAAGAAGCCAGCAGGTTCAACCTCTCCTCCTGCTGGCAGCcctgctcctcctgctgctcctcccACTTCAGCAGCCTCAACACGCTCAGCCTACCTTCCCTATTCGCCTGCCTTCAGTGTCCTCCTGCAGTGCCTCAAGATG GAGACGGATTGGAAggtgctgaagctggttcttgACAAGCTGCCATGGATGCTGCAGTACAAAGTGTTGCTGCTCACATCACCATGCAACTTAGATCAGCTGTGTTCTACACTCTGCTGCATG GTGACAGATCGTCTCATCTCAGAGCGATTGAAAAAGACTCCAGAGGGGTTTTCTCGCACAGATGTTCAGCTGGCAGTGATTCCCGTTCTTACAGCAATTACCTCCTACCACAACTACTTGGAGCAGTCAAGACAG AGAGAACTGGTTCAGTGCCTCGAGACTGGGCTCATTTACCGCTGTGCCAAGCAGTGTGTGGTGGCCCTTACAATGTGCACGGTGGAGATGCCTGATATCATGATCAAGCTTCTTCCTGCTCTTATCGTCAAGCTCACTCACATCTCTGCTACTGTTGCCATGGCATCTCCTATGCTCGAGTTTCTCTCCA CCCTCGTGCGCCTTCCCCATCTGTATGCCAACTTTGTAGCTGAGCAGTATGTCAGCGTGTTTGCCATCTCACTACCTTACACTAACCCCTCAAA GTTCAACCAGTACATTGTGTCCCTGGCCCACCATGTGATTGCCATGTGGTTCATACGCTGCAGACTACCCTTCCGCAAGGACTTTGTTCAATATATCACAAAG GGTTTGCGTTCCAACGCCCTTCTGCCATTCGATGACAGTCACGAGCAGAGTCCGTTTCGTGCCCGAAGCACCAGCCTCAATGAGAGACCCAAGAG CTTGCGGGCAGCAAAAGTGGCAAAGGCAGCAGCAGCGGTAGCCAATAGCAGCAGCTCTCCAGTTAAAGAGCTGAGGGACCTTTCAGCCATGGACGCTTTCCGCTCCCGCAGCATCAGCGTCTCCGAACATGCGGTCCGCAG GATGCACACCTCAACCACCACATGCAGTCTGGGCTCTGCCGATGAAAATGCAGTAACTCAGGCCGATGAGGGGCTGAAAACTGTCCACCTAGAGCTCACAGAGACTTGTCTTGACATGATGGCCCGATATGTGTTTTCCAACTTCTCTGCACTTCCCAAGAG GTCTCCCATCGCAGAGTTCCTGTTAGCAGGAGGCCGCAGTATGACCTGGTTGGTGGGCAACAAGTTGGTCACCATAACAACCAGCGGAGGGGTCAGAACACAAGCGCTGCTGGGCCTGGACATGGCTGATCGcctgggaggaggaggaggggaaatGACCAG GTCAGACCCATCACTACACACCCGAATGACCAAAGAGGCTCCAGCCAAATTGGAGTCACAGTCAAGCCAGCAGCACAACAGAGCTGCACGCATACGAGTTCGCTCCATGTCag GTGGTCATGCTCTACGTGCCGGTCCAGCTCAGAGTCTCAGTCCTCTGGTGTCTCCCTCTGAGGGTGAGTTGACTGCTCcactctctccctcctctggtCCTGCTCTGGATAGTTTAGGTCCATCCTCTTCCACCTCTGCCACTCCATCTGCGCCTCCTACTCTGAAAGACAACCCCACCTTGGCTGAGTTTGCCCCAATGCTCACACAAGGCTGGGCAGAGATCTTCATACGCAGACCGTCAG GTAACACAAGCTGGCTAATGTGTTTGGAGAACCCACCTAGCCCTTTCTCATCTGAGCTTGGCAACATGCCGCTGCAAGAGCTCTCCAGTGTTCTGATGGCAATGGAGGGAGTGAAGGAACCtcccactcagacagccagtgCTCCTGCTAGCACAGCTGTCCCTGCTCCAGCTCCTGTCTCTGAGCCCCTAACCCAAACACACAGCAGTGTTGGAGGAAAGGCAAACCTGATTCAGCGCTCCAACACAG ACTCTGTCGTGGTGCTGGAGGAGGGATCAGGAATTGCTACAGCAAACACGCCGCCTGAATGGTTGGGGAGTGCAGAGTTTGAGCCAATGTTGTCTGATCCAATCTTCATAGCTGCTGATAAGTTTACAAAGACTCCCCCTGAAACACTCAGCAGG TCCTCCTCCACCTCAAGTCAGGATGATGAAAAGTCAACCCTGGAAGAAGTAAGTGAGGGAGCAATTCCAATCGATCAGCCCCCTTTTGGACCATCCACTCCAGGAAGCCAGGGGCCTGACCTTCCCTTccagacacacactcagtccCAGGGTCATGGACTCAACAAGTCCAGCTCCTCTCCTGAGCTCCAGACATTACCTGAAGCTTTTGCCAAGGCTGCTATGGAGTCAGAAAGTGCAATGGTTGACACGTCACGGCCTAGAGCACCCTCAGACGGCATGCCTCAACCCCAGCAGCCCcagtttgtgaaagaaaaggtAGAGGGAAACACTGGAGTGGACACTAATGTAGCGGGAGGTCCAAGCCCAGCAGGTGAAGGCCAAGCTGTATCGTCATCTCAGAGTGGAGGAGCGGGAATGAGGTTGTCTTTTCCACCAGCACCAGTACAATCTGCACCCATCTCCCCCAGTGGAGGCCACCGGCCCAGAGGTCACACAATCTCAGTCTCAGCCCCCTCCTCCAGGAGGGAGAGGCGGACGGAGAGGGACGCTTACCACAGTCGACCTGGTCCCAGCAACACTGAGAAAATCTCTGGACTGAGCCCCAG ctttgtgtttctgcagctctaCCACTCTCCTTTCTTTGGGAATGAAGCCAACAAGCCACTTCTGCTGCCCAAAACTCAG GTGATTGACCGTGCAGTAAAGGTTCTGGACCAAATGCCCCCTTATGACACCCATAAAATTGGGGTGGTGTTTGTAGGAGCTGGTCAG GTTAACAATGAAGTCGCCATCTTGTCGAACGAGTACGGTTCGAACCGCTACGCCTCTTTCCTCACAGGTCTTGGCAAATTAATCCATCTGAAAGACTGCGATCCAGACCAGATTTTCCTTGGAGGGCTTGACCAGTATGGAGATGATGGAGAGTTCACCTACTGCTGGCATGACGACATCATGCAgg CTATCTTTCACATAGCCACACTGATGCCAAACAGGGAGAGCGACAAGGGTTGCTGCAACAAAAAGCGACACATTGGCAATGATTTTGTCATGGTGGTGTACAATGACTCTGGAGAGGAGTACAAACTGGGCACAATCAAG GGTCAGTTTAATTTTGTCGAAGTCATTATAAAACCACTGGATTATGAATGTAACCTCGTTACCCTCCAGTGCCGCAAAG ACCTCGAGGGATTAGTAGACACAACGGTGGCAAAAATTGTTTCAGATCGAAACCTTCCCCTGTTAGTCAGGCAGATGGCTCTGCATGCAAAT aTGGCCTCTTTGGTGCATCAGTACAGAGCTAACCCCTCTGACGCATACGCCTCTAAGTGGTTAGCAAGGTTACGACACATCAAGAGGATCAGGACCAGG GCTCAAGAAGCCATCCAGTCTCGCTCAACTCCCGGGATTTCACTGACCCAAGGGCAGAGCAAACCTTTGTCACAGAGCAGTGCTCCAACAAATGTGGAAGCCACTGGACAACGAAAAAGACTGGTGTCCACTGTAGACGATTTCACAGATTTTGTTTAA
- the tsc2 gene encoding tuberin isoform X1 — protein MNKQPSKESLKDKVKGIFGLGTQRPPNKQSDTKPSEFIITADIIKELHPDCGLSNRVRTMNHICELAKMKKFEEHAVEAVWKNVEDMLTPEQPPEARHAVLQLLRAIIQGQGERLGPLRAYFFKVIRDYQPCNEDLSDRLEVFKALTENGKDITYLEEDIARFVLLWMDIGLTSDFLHVLVNLVKFNSCYLDQNVSIMVQKICLLCNRTTSSTDIEVALQVLDAVVCYNCLPSDSLTVFIITLCRTVNVKEFCESCWKLMRKVLGTHLGHSAIYTMCRIMEESSSLICPSTRVYMEDAPLLRGAVFFVGMALWGAHRLPALKNTPTLVLPSFYKAMSCANEVVSYEIVLSITRLIKKYGKELQVVTWDILLSIIERLLQQIQTIGSAELKAIVYELLTTVEELYEQNGYHGSTEKFFSLVEKCADKRPDASVLTLISYRAQSIQPAKEGWIQSLHRLMEKFFRNETRSVIRIKVLHILSFVLSTNRQLYEDELIEMVVIPQLNGIAEDRDLAVRKQATQLLVDLAEGCNTHHFTSLLDIIERVSSRSLVCSGPLEVPERDPTAESPMEDVRTAILGLLEILQSKLYSLPASHASRVYELLISHLQLHYKNKYCSTIASTIRLQVFDFFLMMRADSLHRLGVPNKDGVMRFSPYCYCDIGEPEKRVGEKKPAGSTSPPAGSPAPPAAPPTSAASTRSAYLPYSPAFSVLLQCLKMETDWKVLKLVLDKLPWMLQYKVLLLTSPCNLDQLCSTLCCMVTDRLISERLKKTPEGFSRTDVQLAVIPVLTAITSYHNYLEQSRQRELVQCLETGLIYRCAKQCVVALTMCTVEMPDIMIKLLPALIVKLTHISATVAMASPMLEFLSTLVRLPHLYANFVAEQYVSVFAISLPYTNPSKFNQYIVSLAHHVIAMWFIRCRLPFRKDFVQYITKGLRSNALLPFDDSHEQSPFRARSTSLNERPKSLRAAKVAKAAAAVANSSSSPVKELRDLSAMDAFRSRSISVSEHAVRRMHTSTTTCSLGSADENAVTQADEGLKTVHLELTETCLDMMARYVFSNFSALPKRSPIAEFLLAGGRSMTWLVGNKLVTITTSGGVRTQALLGLDMADRLGGGGGEMTRSDPSLHTRMTKEAPAKLESQSSQQHNRAARIRVRSMSGGHALRAGPAQSLSPLVSPSEGELTAPLSPSSGPALDSLGPSSSTSATPSAPPTLKDNPTLAEFAPMLTQGWAEIFIRRPSGNTSWLMCLENPPSPFSSELGNMPLQELSSVLMAMEGVKEPPTQTASAPASTAVPAPAPVSEPLTQTHSSVGGKANLIQRSNTVGGSLCSLGMGTAPPGPPAPGRLHRSISWADSVVVLEEGSGIATANTPPEWLGSAEFEPMLSDPIFIAADKFTKTPPETLSRSSSTSSQDDEKSTLEEVSEGAIPIDQPPFGPSTPGSQGPDLPFQTHTQSQGHGLNKSSSSPELQTLPEAFAKAAMESESAMVDTSRPRAPSDGMPQPQQPQFVKEKVEGNTGVDTNVAGGPSPAGEGQAVSSSQSGGAGMRLSFPPAPVQSAPISPSGGHRPRGHTISVSAPSSRRERRTERDAYHSRPGPSNTEKISGLSPSFVFLQLYHSPFFGNEANKPLLLPKTQVIDRAVKVLDQMPPYDTHKIGVVFVGAGQVNNEVAILSNEYGSNRYASFLTGLGKLIHLKDCDPDQIFLGGLDQYGDDGEFTYCWHDDIMQAIFHIATLMPNRESDKGCCNKKRHIGNDFVMVVYNDSGEEYKLGTIKGQFNFVEVIIKPLDYECNLVTLQCRKDLEGLVDTTVAKIVSDRNLPLLVRQMALHANMASLVHQYRANPSDAYASKWLARLRHIKRIRTRAQEAIQSRSTPGISLTQGQSKPLSQSSAPTNVEATGQRKRLVSTVDDFTDFV, from the exons CTCCATGTTCTTGTTAATCTGGTGAAATTCAATAGCTGCTACTTGGACCAAAATGTTTCCATCATGGTCCA GAAAATTTGCCTGCTGTGCAACAGAACGACGTCTTCGACTGATATTGAG GTGGCTCTGCAAGTGCTCGATGCAGTTGTGTGTTACAACTGCCTGCCCTCCGACTCTTTAACCGTCTTCATAATCACACTCTGCCGTACGGTCAACGTCAAAGAGTTTTGCGAGTCCTGTTGGAAG TTAATGAGAAAGGTTTTGGGGACTCACCTCGGCCATAGTGCAATTTACACCATGTGTCGCATTATGGAGGAAAG TTCTTCTTTGATCTGTCCCTCCACCAGGGTGTATATGGAGGATGCGCCGTTGTTAAGAGGAGCAGTTTTCTTTGTTGGAATGGCGCTTTGGGGCGCACACAGACTGCCAGCACTCAAAAATACACCGACGCTTGTTCTGCCATCTTTCTACAAG GCCATGTCATGTGCCAATGAGGTGGTCTCCTATGAAATTGTTCTTTCAATAACAAGACTCATCAAAAAGTACGGTAAAGAGCTACAGGTGGTCACATGGGACATCCTACTCAGCATCATAGAGCGACTGTTACAACAGATTCAG ACAATAGGCAGTGCGGAACTAAAGGCCATTGTTTATGAACTGTTGACCACCGTGGAAGAGCTTTATGAACAAAATGGTTACCACGGCTCCACTGAGAAGTTTTTCAGCCTGGTGGAGAAATGTGCTGATAAAAGACCA GATGCATCAGTGCTGACACTTATCTCCTACAGGGCTCAGTCTATCCAGCCTGCTAAAGAAGGCTGGATTCAGAGCCTTCACCGGCTCATGGAGAAATTTTTCAG GAACGAGACTCGCAGTGTGATAAGAATCAAAGTGCTTCATATCCTGTCCTTCGTTCTCAGTACCAACCGGCAGCTCTATGAG GATGAGTTGATTGAAATGGTGGTGATTCCCCAGCTCAATGGGATTGCTGAAGACCGGGATTTGGCAGTTAGAAAACAGGCTACTCAGCTATTAGTGGACCTCGCTGAGGGCTGCAACACGCACCACTTCACCAGCCTGCTGGACATCATTGAACGG gTGTCTAGCCGCTCTCTGGTGTGTTCAGGGCCCCTAGAGGTTCCTGAGAGAGACCCCACAGCAGAGTCTCCTATGGAGGACGTCAGGACTGCTATTCTGGGCCTGCTTGAAATCCTGCAG AGCAAACTTTACAGTCTGCCAGCCAGCCATGCGAGTCGTGTTTATGAGTTGCTTATCAGCCACCTGCAGCTTCATTACAAGAATAAGTACTGTTCAACTATCGCCTCCACTATTAGACTACAG gtGTTTGACTTCTTCCTCATGATGCGTGCAGACTCTCTTCACCGTCTTGGGGTCCCAAACAAAGATGGTGTCATGAGATTCAGCCCTTATTGCTACTGTGATATAGG gGAACCAGAGAAACGTGTTGGTGAAAAGAAGCCAGCAGGTTCAACCTCTCCTCCTGCTGGCAGCcctgctcctcctgctgctcctcccACTTCAGCAGCCTCAACACGCTCAGCCTACCTTCCCTATTCGCCTGCCTTCAGTGTCCTCCTGCAGTGCCTCAAGATG GAGACGGATTGGAAggtgctgaagctggttcttgACAAGCTGCCATGGATGCTGCAGTACAAAGTGTTGCTGCTCACATCACCATGCAACTTAGATCAGCTGTGTTCTACACTCTGCTGCATG GTGACAGATCGTCTCATCTCAGAGCGATTGAAAAAGACTCCAGAGGGGTTTTCTCGCACAGATGTTCAGCTGGCAGTGATTCCCGTTCTTACAGCAATTACCTCCTACCACAACTACTTGGAGCAGTCAAGACAG AGAGAACTGGTTCAGTGCCTCGAGACTGGGCTCATTTACCGCTGTGCCAAGCAGTGTGTGGTGGCCCTTACAATGTGCACGGTGGAGATGCCTGATATCATGATCAAGCTTCTTCCTGCTCTTATCGTCAAGCTCACTCACATCTCTGCTACTGTTGCCATGGCATCTCCTATGCTCGAGTTTCTCTCCA CCCTCGTGCGCCTTCCCCATCTGTATGCCAACTTTGTAGCTGAGCAGTATGTCAGCGTGTTTGCCATCTCACTACCTTACACTAACCCCTCAAA GTTCAACCAGTACATTGTGTCCCTGGCCCACCATGTGATTGCCATGTGGTTCATACGCTGCAGACTACCCTTCCGCAAGGACTTTGTTCAATATATCACAAAG GGTTTGCGTTCCAACGCCCTTCTGCCATTCGATGACAGTCACGAGCAGAGTCCGTTTCGTGCCCGAAGCACCAGCCTCAATGAGAGACCCAAGAG CTTGCGGGCAGCAAAAGTGGCAAAGGCAGCAGCAGCGGTAGCCAATAGCAGCAGCTCTCCAGTTAAAGAGCTGAGGGACCTTTCAGCCATGGACGCTTTCCGCTCCCGCAGCATCAGCGTCTCCGAACATGCGGTCCGCAG GATGCACACCTCAACCACCACATGCAGTCTGGGCTCTGCCGATGAAAATGCAGTAACTCAGGCCGATGAGGGGCTGAAAACTGTCCACCTAGAGCTCACAGAGACTTGTCTTGACATGATGGCCCGATATGTGTTTTCCAACTTCTCTGCACTTCCCAAGAG GTCTCCCATCGCAGAGTTCCTGTTAGCAGGAGGCCGCAGTATGACCTGGTTGGTGGGCAACAAGTTGGTCACCATAACAACCAGCGGAGGGGTCAGAACACAAGCGCTGCTGGGCCTGGACATGGCTGATCGcctgggaggaggaggaggggaaatGACCAG GTCAGACCCATCACTACACACCCGAATGACCAAAGAGGCTCCAGCCAAATTGGAGTCACAGTCAAGCCAGCAGCACAACAGAGCTGCACGCATACGAGTTCGCTCCATGTCag GTGGTCATGCTCTACGTGCCGGTCCAGCTCAGAGTCTCAGTCCTCTGGTGTCTCCCTCTGAGGGTGAGTTGACTGCTCcactctctccctcctctggtCCTGCTCTGGATAGTTTAGGTCCATCCTCTTCCACCTCTGCCACTCCATCTGCGCCTCCTACTCTGAAAGACAACCCCACCTTGGCTGAGTTTGCCCCAATGCTCACACAAGGCTGGGCAGAGATCTTCATACGCAGACCGTCAG GTAACACAAGCTGGCTAATGTGTTTGGAGAACCCACCTAGCCCTTTCTCATCTGAGCTTGGCAACATGCCGCTGCAAGAGCTCTCCAGTGTTCTGATGGCAATGGAGGGAGTGAAGGAACCtcccactcagacagccagtgCTCCTGCTAGCACAGCTGTCCCTGCTCCAGCTCCTGTCTCTGAGCCCCTAACCCAAACACACAGCAGTGTTGGAGGAAAGGCAAACCTGATTCAGCGCTCCAACACAG TGGGTggctctctctgctctctgggTATGGGCACTGCCCCCCCAGGCCCACCAGCCCCTGGCAGGTTGCACAGGAGCATTTCCTGGGCAG ACTCTGTCGTGGTGCTGGAGGAGGGATCAGGAATTGCTACAGCAAACACGCCGCCTGAATGGTTGGGGAGTGCAGAGTTTGAGCCAATGTTGTCTGATCCAATCTTCATAGCTGCTGATAAGTTTACAAAGACTCCCCCTGAAACACTCAGCAGG TCCTCCTCCACCTCAAGTCAGGATGATGAAAAGTCAACCCTGGAAGAAGTAAGTGAGGGAGCAATTCCAATCGATCAGCCCCCTTTTGGACCATCCACTCCAGGAAGCCAGGGGCCTGACCTTCCCTTccagacacacactcagtccCAGGGTCATGGACTCAACAAGTCCAGCTCCTCTCCTGAGCTCCAGACATTACCTGAAGCTTTTGCCAAGGCTGCTATGGAGTCAGAAAGTGCAATGGTTGACACGTCACGGCCTAGAGCACCCTCAGACGGCATGCCTCAACCCCAGCAGCCCcagtttgtgaaagaaaaggtAGAGGGAAACACTGGAGTGGACACTAATGTAGCGGGAGGTCCAAGCCCAGCAGGTGAAGGCCAAGCTGTATCGTCATCTCAGAGTGGAGGAGCGGGAATGAGGTTGTCTTTTCCACCAGCACCAGTACAATCTGCACCCATCTCCCCCAGTGGAGGCCACCGGCCCAGAGGTCACACAATCTCAGTCTCAGCCCCCTCCTCCAGGAGGGAGAGGCGGACGGAGAGGGACGCTTACCACAGTCGACCTGGTCCCAGCAACACTGAGAAAATCTCTGGACTGAGCCCCAG ctttgtgtttctgcagctctaCCACTCTCCTTTCTTTGGGAATGAAGCCAACAAGCCACTTCTGCTGCCCAAAACTCAG GTGATTGACCGTGCAGTAAAGGTTCTGGACCAAATGCCCCCTTATGACACCCATAAAATTGGGGTGGTGTTTGTAGGAGCTGGTCAG GTTAACAATGAAGTCGCCATCTTGTCGAACGAGTACGGTTCGAACCGCTACGCCTCTTTCCTCACAGGTCTTGGCAAATTAATCCATCTGAAAGACTGCGATCCAGACCAGATTTTCCTTGGAGGGCTTGACCAGTATGGAGATGATGGAGAGTTCACCTACTGCTGGCATGACGACATCATGCAgg CTATCTTTCACATAGCCACACTGATGCCAAACAGGGAGAGCGACAAGGGTTGCTGCAACAAAAAGCGACACATTGGCAATGATTTTGTCATGGTGGTGTACAATGACTCTGGAGAGGAGTACAAACTGGGCACAATCAAG GGTCAGTTTAATTTTGTCGAAGTCATTATAAAACCACTGGATTATGAATGTAACCTCGTTACCCTCCAGTGCCGCAAAG ACCTCGAGGGATTAGTAGACACAACGGTGGCAAAAATTGTTTCAGATCGAAACCTTCCCCTGTTAGTCAGGCAGATGGCTCTGCATGCAAAT aTGGCCTCTTTGGTGCATCAGTACAGAGCTAACCCCTCTGACGCATACGCCTCTAAGTGGTTAGCAAGGTTACGACACATCAAGAGGATCAGGACCAGG GCTCAAGAAGCCATCCAGTCTCGCTCAACTCCCGGGATTTCACTGACCCAAGGGCAGAGCAAACCTTTGTCACAGAGCAGTGCTCCAACAAATGTGGAAGCCACTGGACAACGAAAAAGACTGGTGTCCACTGTAGACGATTTCACAGATTTTGTTTAA